The following proteins come from a genomic window of Triticum aestivum cultivar Chinese Spring chromosome 6A, IWGSC CS RefSeq v2.1, whole genome shotgun sequence:
- the LOC123130739 gene encoding E3 ubiquitin-protein ligase ATL23-like, giving the protein MAQLWAVFLAVGSLAIGLLGVLGVWLCYLFQAVALGPPPAPPPDTPDTSGDGDGDDKNGLSEAELRRLGGVVQAEAAVDDEEEALCPICLYAMEPGRAVRVLPGCNRAFHQDCVDRWLAISPRCPVCNIWATPQSPHASLTVAKTAPGC; this is encoded by the coding sequence ATGGCGCAGCTCTGGGCGGTGTTCCTGGCCGTGGGGTCGCTCGCCATCGGCCTGCTCGGGGTGCTCGGAGTCTGGCTCTGCTACCTGTTCCAGGCCGTGGCGCTGGGCCCACctcccgccccgccgcccgacacGCCGGACacgagcggcgacggcgacggcgacgacaagAACGGGCTATCGGAGGCGGAGCTGAGGCGGCTTGGCGGGGTCGTCCAGGCGGAGGCCGCcgtcgacgacgaggaggaggcgctgtGCCCCATCTGCCTCTACGCCATGGAGCCGGGCCGCGCCGTGCGCGTCCTCCCCGGCTGCAACCGCGCCTTCCACCAGGACTGCGTCGATCGGTGGCTGGCCATCTCGCCGCGCTGCCCCGTGTGCAACATCTGGGCCACGCCGCAGTCGCCGCATGCCTCGCTGACGGTGGCCAAGACTGCTCCGGGGTGCTGA